A part of Streptomyces sp. NBC_01210 genomic DNA contains:
- a CDS encoding SRPBCC family protein: protein MSADPSTLADIPGLMRIENTGKEELTAHCMDLTRAVYPHHQVYGQYCTIHEHVDCPPEQAYDYLRQGHHLEEWTCSLRDFAPAGTPGLWVGHDRLEDDTRIYCKVVANPEAMTVDYHCSWDQGEKLWMIYLMRVVPAPLVLNKPGSVITWTNCRHPYYDDNPHPETAPRPERPWVGDYWDLFYAGHTVEMRNLKAILEHRHRGGLPVSVPPATAVLQ, encoded by the coding sequence ATGAGCGCGGACCCGTCCACGTTGGCTGACATCCCCGGCCTGATGCGGATCGAGAACACCGGCAAGGAGGAGCTGACCGCCCACTGCATGGACCTCACCCGCGCGGTCTATCCGCACCACCAGGTCTACGGGCAGTACTGCACCATCCACGAGCACGTCGACTGTCCACCGGAGCAGGCCTATGACTACCTGCGCCAGGGTCACCACCTGGAGGAGTGGACCTGCAGCCTGCGGGACTTCGCGCCCGCCGGCACCCCGGGACTGTGGGTCGGCCACGACCGGCTGGAGGACGACACCAGGATCTACTGCAAGGTGGTGGCCAACCCCGAGGCGATGACGGTGGACTACCACTGCTCCTGGGACCAGGGCGAGAAGCTGTGGATGATTTACCTGATGCGCGTCGTCCCGGCCCCGCTGGTGCTCAACAAGCCGGGGTCGGTGATCACCTGGACCAACTGCCGGCACCCGTACTACGACGACAACCCCCACCCCGAGACGGCGCCCCGCCCGGAGCGGCCGTGGGTGGGCGACTACTGGGATCTGTTCTACGCGGGCCACACCGTGGAGATGAGAAACCTCAAGGCAATCCTGGAGCACCGCCACCGCGGCGGCCTGCCCGTCAGCGTGCCACCTGCGACGGCGGTGCTGCAGTGA
- a CDS encoding AraC family transcriptional regulator, which translates to MSRAAEESNRRMLRARDAMDRGYAQPLDVPALARIAHVSQAHFTRTFRATFGETPHRYLQRRRVERAMFLLRETDRSVTDICFQVGFGSPGTFSRTFRDIVGRSPRTYRKEAAATDVPTCFTMAWMRPSS; encoded by the coding sequence GTGAGCCGCGCTGCAGAAGAGTCCAACCGCCGCATGCTTCGGGCACGGGATGCGATGGACCGCGGCTACGCGCAGCCGCTGGACGTCCCGGCCCTGGCCCGGATCGCCCATGTGTCGCAGGCGCACTTCACGCGCACCTTCCGGGCCACGTTCGGCGAGACGCCGCACCGCTACCTGCAGCGCCGCCGTGTCGAGCGTGCGATGTTCCTGCTGCGGGAGACCGACCGCAGTGTGACGGACATCTGCTTCCAAGTCGGCTTCGGCAGCCCGGGAACCTTCAGCCGAACATTCCGCGACATCGTGGGCCGGTCACCGAGGACGTACCGCAAGGAAGCGGCGGCCACGGACGTACCGACGTGCTTCACGATGGCGTGGATGCGGCCGAGCTCCTGA
- a CDS encoding glycosyltransferase family 39 protein, with protein sequence MAILTRSTEGAEVQPNEAQQPPTRWPAGLWLWLWPTLATLAVAGFRIDAPQLVTDELVTWDVAKRSFGQILATLHNVDAVHGTYYVLMHGWMTVFGDSPLALRLPSALAMAGTAALVALIGHRLFGRRAGMCGGLLFALIPAVSRFAQEARSYALVVLAVGLATLLLLRALDVPRSWRRWAGYSLCVAVIGLLHLVALTVLLPHLVATVLRARHKRWALWGFCLAVLAGTACVIPVVLSGRSQVSQQLWYVPRPDAWGLVDIWPKVFASGLCAGAVIALAVVAPKKRRDALLLCAALAVLPPLVVWVASLGDISYFRFQYLLFTLPAWAVLAGAGLAAAATSRVAVTATLTAIALLVLSDQHKLREEYAHHDDVPTDYVGAAEVIMKYHRPGDAVVYNREGPAWMLDQGVRYYLPRDVKMREVFLATPAADNDELFPVYCLEPARCLKDESRIWLVVPGNKPDPLDAVPASQAWVLRTLYKNYGTERLSGLTVALLQRKV encoded by the coding sequence ATGGCGATTCTTACCCGTTCCACTGAAGGTGCAGAGGTTCAGCCGAACGAAGCGCAGCAACCACCCACCAGGTGGCCGGCCGGCCTGTGGCTGTGGCTGTGGCCGACGCTGGCCACCCTGGCAGTGGCCGGGTTCCGCATCGACGCCCCGCAGTTGGTGACTGATGAGCTGGTCACCTGGGACGTGGCCAAGCGCAGCTTCGGGCAAATCCTGGCCACCCTGCACAACGTGGACGCGGTGCACGGCACGTACTACGTTCTGATGCACGGGTGGATGACGGTCTTCGGAGATTCACCCCTGGCCCTTCGCCTGCCCTCTGCGCTCGCCATGGCCGGAACAGCTGCTCTTGTGGCACTGATCGGGCATAGGCTGTTCGGCCGACGTGCCGGGATGTGCGGCGGACTGTTGTTCGCCCTGATCCCTGCCGTGAGCCGGTTCGCCCAGGAGGCCCGCAGTTATGCCCTGGTGGTCCTGGCAGTCGGCCTGGCGACACTCCTGCTGCTCCGGGCCTTGGACGTGCCTCGAAGCTGGAGACGCTGGGCAGGGTATTCCCTCTGTGTGGCGGTCATCGGACTGCTGCATCTGGTGGCGCTCACCGTCCTGCTGCCGCACTTGGTCGCAACGGTCCTGCGAGCTCGGCACAAGCGCTGGGCACTGTGGGGCTTTTGCCTCGCGGTCCTGGCTGGTACGGCCTGCGTGATCCCGGTGGTGCTGTCGGGCAGGTCGCAGGTGTCCCAGCAGCTCTGGTACGTCCCTCGGCCGGACGCGTGGGGTCTGGTCGATATCTGGCCGAAGGTGTTCGCCTCGGGCCTGTGTGCCGGAGCGGTGATCGCGCTGGCGGTGGTGGCACCCAAGAAGCGCCGCGACGCCCTCCTGCTGTGCGCCGCCCTGGCCGTGCTGCCCCCACTGGTGGTGTGGGTGGCCTCCCTCGGAGACATCTCCTACTTCCGTTTCCAGTACCTCTTGTTCACCCTGCCGGCCTGGGCGGTGCTGGCGGGGGCCGGGCTCGCCGCGGCGGCGACGTCCCGGGTGGCCGTCACGGCAACCCTGACCGCAATCGCTCTGCTCGTACTCTCTGACCAGCACAAATTGAGAGAGGAGTACGCACACCACGACGACGTACCAACGGATTACGTGGGAGCCGCGGAAGTCATCATGAAGTACCACCGCCCTGGGGACGCGGTGGTCTACAACAGGGAGGGCCCGGCCTGGATGCTCGACCAGGGGGTTCGTTACTACCTTCCGCGGGACGTGAAGATGCGGGAAGTCTTCCTGGCCACGCCGGCTGCCGACAACGACGAGCTGTTTCCGGTCTATTGCCTGGAGCCGGCCAGGTGTCTGAAGGACGAGAGCCGGATCTGGCTGGTGGTTCCGGGCAACAAGCCGGATCCGCTGGATGCGGTCCCGGCAAGTCAGGCATGGGTGCTGCGCACTTTGTACAAGAACTACGGGACGGAACGCCTCTCGGGTCTGACCGTGGCTCTGCTCCAACGAAAGGTGTAG
- a CDS encoding SRPBCC family protein, with product MEDLGDRQRVVTLALRDLGGQATELVITQEHFATVERYALKEEGWTQSVDKLERLMSADASA from the coding sequence GTGGAAGACCTCGGGGACCGGCAGAGGGTAGTGACGCTCGCGCTTCGCGATCTCGGCGGTCAGGCCACGGAGCTGGTAATCACTCAGGAGCACTTCGCCACTGTGGAGCGCTACGCCCTGAAGGAGGAGGGCTGGACTCAGAGTGTCGACAAGCTGGAGAGGCTGATGTCGGCAGACGCGTCGGCATGA
- a CDS encoding 3-oxoacyl-ACP synthase III family protein, which produces MNTVSLTDVASYLPGEPVPAEFYTEYPGAEDKLRDHPMFKVPPLRHHVAADETNADMIERAVQPLIERHGRDEIRDVDVLLVHSQVPDLPFVGAGTEVARRLGLHPEWLIDVANAGCASFVYMLKLARRLLTTTDARTALICNAQSAAGQWFTQSEVRRLAQAAIPGDGCGVGYVTTSAGAPVLDVETRHIGAYAGDMTVMLDDGRKYWEPGESQLRIGFTEAGVAKVLARGNRLVPEVVTDLCGRLGVATTEIDVFITNQPNRTFLRNWREALQLPAERHLHTFDQCGNLFGAAIPITLDRAIRSQHLEDGDLVVLGGFAHAGDFAGAVAIRWRGGRG; this is translated from the coding sequence GTGAACACGGTCAGCCTCACCGATGTCGCAAGCTACCTTCCCGGTGAGCCGGTGCCCGCGGAGTTCTACACCGAGTACCCCGGAGCCGAGGACAAGCTCCGCGACCACCCCATGTTCAAGGTCCCCCCGTTACGTCACCACGTGGCCGCGGACGAGACCAACGCGGACATGATCGAGCGCGCGGTTCAGCCCCTGATCGAACGGCACGGCAGGGATGAGATCCGCGACGTGGATGTGCTGTTGGTGCACAGCCAGGTGCCGGACCTCCCGTTCGTGGGCGCGGGCACCGAAGTGGCACGCCGACTGGGACTGCACCCGGAATGGCTGATCGACGTGGCCAACGCGGGCTGCGCGTCATTCGTGTACATGCTCAAGCTGGCCCGTCGGCTGCTCACCACCACCGATGCGAGAACCGCCCTGATCTGCAATGCGCAAAGCGCCGCAGGCCAGTGGTTCACCCAGTCCGAGGTGCGCAGGCTCGCCCAGGCCGCGATACCGGGCGACGGCTGCGGCGTGGGATACGTGACGACCTCGGCCGGCGCCCCGGTGCTGGATGTGGAGACCCGGCACATCGGTGCCTACGCCGGCGACATGACCGTGATGCTCGACGACGGCCGCAAGTACTGGGAGCCCGGGGAGTCCCAGCTGCGGATCGGATTCACCGAGGCCGGCGTCGCCAAGGTCCTGGCACGCGGGAACCGCCTCGTGCCAGAGGTGGTCACGGACCTGTGCGGGCGACTCGGGGTGGCCACCACCGAGATCGACGTGTTCATCACCAACCAGCCCAACCGAACGTTCCTGCGGAACTGGCGCGAAGCCCTGCAACTGCCGGCCGAACGGCACCTGCACACGTTCGATCAATGCGGGAATCTATTCGGAGCGGCGATCCCGATCACCTTGGACCGTGCCATCCGCTCACAGCACCTCGAGGACGGCGACCTGGTGGTGCTGGGGGGATTCGCCCACGCAGGCGACTTCGCCGGTGCCGTCGCCATCCGCTGGCGCGGAGGGCGGGGATGA
- a CDS encoding thiamine pyrophosphate-binding protein, translating into MTATPREIREGCGVRLVDYLAAELTRAGVTHLFGVGGANIEDLYDAVHRSSTIRGVVAKHEFSAVTMADGYARATRRLGVVAATSGGGAMNLVPGLAEAYASRVPVLALVGQPPTGQEGRGAFQDSSGKAGSFDAMEVFTPVSRFCARVDDADAFAELLPRAVAAAQTHPKGPAVLLLPKDVQQARIEVPVRGVTPTPLVPAATASRASAAGLEAEARDAASTALRGASRVLVIAGEGVAAANACAELAELARRLGAWVAVTPDAKDVFDNRDPRFAGVAGVMGHANVEDCLRRADFCVLVGTRLPVLARGGLDQALAATPVVCIDPEPPFVAGIALGGNLRDTLRAVARQLPSRPLPCPEHAGPLPTPPPTPVAQAGGGTISYAEAVAAVEAALPQDAHVFVDAGNAGASAVHLLPAPRHGRFVVAVGMGGMGYTFGAGIGAALATGQRTYVLAGDGAFFMHGMEVHTAVEYAAPVTFVIFNNNAHGMCAIREELFQGGVRSDDLFARTDIAAGVAAAFPALGATWAGDAAQLCQALLRSNARSGPAFISLDCDAREIPPFLPFLSFTESTQRTESTESEESSDERGPVHVG; encoded by the coding sequence ATGACAGCCACGCCACGCGAGATTCGCGAGGGATGCGGGGTACGCCTTGTCGACTACCTGGCAGCAGAGTTGACCAGGGCCGGCGTCACCCACCTCTTCGGCGTCGGCGGTGCGAACATCGAGGACCTGTACGACGCCGTCCACCGCAGCAGCACCATCCGCGGCGTTGTCGCCAAGCACGAGTTCTCCGCCGTCACCATGGCCGACGGATACGCCCGCGCCACGAGGCGCCTCGGCGTTGTCGCAGCCACCTCGGGCGGCGGCGCGATGAATCTTGTGCCGGGTCTGGCGGAGGCATACGCCTCACGGGTGCCGGTGCTGGCTCTCGTGGGACAGCCGCCCACCGGCCAGGAGGGCCGGGGGGCGTTCCAGGACTCCAGCGGCAAGGCAGGCTCCTTCGACGCCATGGAGGTGTTCACACCCGTCTCCCGGTTCTGCGCCCGGGTCGATGACGCGGACGCGTTCGCGGAGTTACTGCCCCGGGCGGTCGCGGCGGCACAGACCCATCCGAAGGGGCCGGCGGTGCTGCTGCTGCCCAAGGACGTGCAGCAGGCACGGATCGAGGTGCCCGTACGCGGCGTGACGCCGACGCCGCTCGTGCCGGCAGCGACCGCGTCGCGCGCGTCCGCTGCGGGGCTCGAAGCCGAGGCTCGGGACGCTGCGTCGACCGCGCTTCGCGGCGCGAGCCGTGTCCTCGTCATCGCCGGTGAAGGGGTGGCCGCCGCGAATGCGTGCGCGGAGCTGGCGGAGCTGGCCCGGCGGCTCGGGGCCTGGGTGGCGGTCACCCCGGACGCCAAGGATGTGTTCGACAACCGGGACCCCCGGTTCGCAGGTGTAGCCGGGGTGATGGGGCATGCAAATGTCGAAGACTGTCTGCGGCGGGCCGACTTCTGCGTGCTGGTTGGCACCCGGCTGCCGGTACTGGCACGCGGCGGACTGGACCAGGCCCTGGCCGCCACCCCGGTCGTCTGCATCGACCCCGAACCGCCGTTCGTAGCCGGCATCGCGCTGGGCGGGAACCTGCGGGACACGCTGCGTGCAGTGGCGCGGCAGCTTCCGTCGCGCCCGCTTCCCTGCCCGGAGCACGCCGGTCCCCTACCGACGCCCCCACCGACGCCGGTTGCGCAGGCCGGTGGTGGAACCATCTCCTACGCCGAGGCGGTTGCCGCGGTCGAGGCGGCACTCCCCCAGGACGCGCACGTCTTCGTGGACGCCGGCAACGCAGGGGCCAGCGCGGTCCATCTGCTTCCGGCACCGCGCCACGGCCGCTTCGTGGTGGCGGTCGGCATGGGCGGCATGGGCTACACCTTCGGTGCCGGCATCGGCGCCGCACTGGCCACGGGCCAACGCACCTACGTACTCGCGGGCGACGGAGCGTTCTTCATGCACGGGATGGAAGTGCACACCGCCGTTGAGTACGCCGCACCCGTGACCTTCGTGATCTTCAACAACAACGCCCATGGCATGTGCGCCATCCGCGAAGAGCTCTTCCAGGGCGGCGTCCGCAGCGACGACCTGTTCGCCCGGACAGACATCGCCGCCGGGGTGGCCGCCGCCTTTCCGGCCCTTGGGGCCACATGGGCCGGCGACGCCGCGCAACTGTGCCAGGCGCTGCTGCGCAGCAACGCGCGCAGCGGCCCGGCGTTCATCTCGCTGGACTGCGACGCCCGGGAGATCCCGCCCTTCCTTCCCTTCCTGTCCTTCACCGAAAGCACTCAACGCACTGAAAGCACCGAGAGCGAGGAGAGTTCCGATGAGCGCGGACCCGTCCACGTTGGCTGA
- a CDS encoding APC family permease, with the protein MTETLRTPVPDAVLEVPEAADGSTPQKLKRSIGVVGGTLLTLSCVTPASTLFVVVPDLFSSLGTATALTIAIGSLLCIAVAFCYSELGTLIPSAGGEYAMVSTLAGRLAGWLVFVLSLLVVVIVPPVIAMGTADYLAPIVHLNPSYAGAGVMLLATLAGLLDLRANAWITGVFLVLEVIAAAVVAVLGFAHSQRGAGSLVDLTVAGSDGKTDPVTAMLIVSGLAIALFVTQGFSTAVYLSEELDNPRRNVARTVLTTLAISAVIILVPVIAITMGAPDLAALTSGDISGMVTAWSNSAVGTFVSLCVALAIINAGIVMVIQNSRVLFASARDKAWPQPVNNALSKLGRFGSPWVATLVVGVPGALLCFVNLDTLYGVTGVSVTGMYLLVAVAALLARRGSHAAQPAWRMPLWPAMPVLLIAVLAYILSQQEMTYLLWTGGITAVATLYWVFYLRPRRDTRWLVSIPEDARA; encoded by the coding sequence ATGACCGAGACGCTTCGCACCCCCGTCCCCGACGCAGTCCTTGAAGTGCCCGAGGCGGCGGATGGCAGCACTCCTCAGAAGCTCAAGCGCTCCATCGGTGTGGTGGGCGGCACTCTGCTCACGCTGTCCTGCGTGACGCCCGCCTCCACGCTCTTCGTCGTTGTCCCTGACCTGTTTTCCAGCCTCGGTACCGCGACTGCGCTCACCATCGCGATCGGCTCGCTGCTCTGTATCGCCGTCGCCTTCTGCTACTCGGAACTCGGCACCCTCATCCCGAGTGCCGGCGGCGAGTACGCCATGGTGTCGACCCTGGCCGGCCGGCTCGCAGGCTGGCTCGTCTTCGTGCTGTCCCTCCTCGTCGTGGTGATCGTGCCGCCGGTGATCGCCATGGGCACGGCGGACTACCTCGCCCCGATCGTCCACCTCAACCCCTCCTACGCCGGCGCCGGCGTGATGCTGCTCGCCACCCTGGCCGGCCTGCTCGACCTGCGGGCCAACGCCTGGATCACCGGCGTCTTCCTGGTGCTCGAAGTGATCGCCGCAGCCGTCGTCGCCGTCCTCGGCTTCGCGCACTCCCAGCGCGGCGCGGGCAGCCTCGTCGACCTGACGGTGGCCGGCTCCGACGGGAAGACCGACCCCGTCACGGCGATGCTGATCGTCTCCGGGCTGGCCATCGCCCTCTTCGTCACGCAGGGCTTCTCCACCGCCGTCTACCTCTCCGAGGAACTGGACAACCCGCGCCGCAACGTCGCCCGCACCGTCCTCACCACCCTCGCCATCTCCGCCGTGATCATCCTGGTGCCGGTCATCGCCATCACCATGGGCGCCCCTGACCTCGCGGCCCTCACGAGCGGCGACATCAGCGGCATGGTCACCGCGTGGAGCAACTCTGCCGTCGGCACCTTCGTCAGCCTCTGCGTGGCCCTCGCGATCATCAACGCGGGCATCGTGATGGTCATCCAGAACTCCCGCGTCCTGTTCGCCTCGGCCCGCGACAAGGCCTGGCCCCAGCCCGTGAACAACGCGCTCTCAAAGCTCGGCCGCTTCGGCTCCCCCTGGGTCGCCACGCTCGTCGTGGGCGTTCCCGGAGCGCTCTTGTGCTTCGTGAACCTGGACACCCTCTACGGCGTCACCGGGGTCTCCGTCACCGGCATGTACCTCCTGGTCGCCGTAGCCGCACTGCTCGCCCGCCGTGGATCGCACGCCGCCCAGCCCGCCTGGCGGATGCCTCTGTGGCCCGCCATGCCGGTCCTGCTGATCGCCGTGCTCGCGTACATCCTCAGCCAGCAGGAAATGACCTACCTGCTGTGGACCGGAGGGATCACGGCCGTCGCCACCTTGTACTGGGTCTTCTACCTGCGGCCGCGCCGTGACACGAGGTGGCTGGTCTCCATCCCTGAGGACGCACGGGCCTGA
- a CDS encoding GlxA family transcriptional regulator, whose protein sequence is MLERRVVVVVYSGAQALDITGPIEVFDTVNRLLPKSGAPYRIEFVSTDAPLVRTSSGVVIEAAPLEAGQGPIDTLLVPGGWSLNDALGNRELVSWIGQAAARSRRVASVCGGSFLLAEAGLLDGRRATTHWAYCEQMAYRYPNVTVDPEPIFIWDGRFVTSAGVSTGIDMALALVEADHGAAFALQIARFLVLFLKRHGGQSQFSAVLDAQLADHAPIRAAQEWILDNLEEPLPVAEIAQRANMSLRNFARVFRREVGTPPGQYVERTRIARARELLETTDLTVGQVARRCGFAAPETFFRSFGRALGLTPNEYRHRFQIISPSGLMVQPDQADRSSV, encoded by the coding sequence GTGTTAGAGCGACGTGTTGTGGTGGTTGTTTACTCCGGTGCGCAGGCCCTGGACATCACCGGACCCATTGAAGTGTTCGATACCGTCAACCGGCTGCTCCCCAAGTCGGGTGCCCCCTACCGGATCGAGTTCGTCTCCACCGATGCGCCACTGGTGCGGACCAGCTCAGGGGTGGTGATCGAAGCCGCCCCGCTGGAAGCGGGTCAGGGCCCGATCGACACCCTCCTCGTCCCGGGCGGATGGAGCCTGAACGACGCGCTCGGGAACCGGGAGCTGGTCTCGTGGATCGGCCAGGCCGCCGCCCGGTCGCGGAGAGTCGCGTCCGTATGCGGCGGATCTTTTCTGCTCGCCGAGGCGGGCCTGCTCGACGGGCGGCGCGCCACCACGCACTGGGCGTACTGCGAGCAGATGGCCTACCGCTACCCGAACGTGACGGTGGACCCCGAGCCGATCTTCATCTGGGACGGCCGGTTCGTCACCTCGGCGGGAGTGTCGACCGGCATCGACATGGCCCTCGCTCTGGTGGAGGCCGACCACGGCGCGGCGTTCGCGCTGCAGATAGCACGTTTTCTGGTGCTGTTCCTCAAGCGGCACGGAGGACAGTCGCAGTTCAGTGCCGTCCTCGACGCCCAGTTGGCCGATCACGCGCCGATCCGGGCCGCACAGGAGTGGATCCTGGACAACCTGGAGGAACCGCTGCCCGTGGCCGAGATCGCCCAGCGGGCCAATATGAGCCTGCGCAATTTCGCCCGGGTGTTCCGGCGCGAGGTGGGCACGCCCCCCGGCCAATACGTCGAGCGGACGCGTATCGCCCGCGCCCGCGAGCTGCTGGAGACCACCGATCTGACGGTCGGCCAGGTAGCGCGCCGCTGCGGATTCGCGGCCCCCGAGACGTTCTTCCGCTCCTTCGGACGAGCCCTGGGACTCACCCCGAACGAGTACCGACACCGCTTTCAGATCATCTCGCCGTCCGGCCTCATGGTCCAGCCCGACCAAGCTGACAGGAGCTCCGTATGA
- a CDS encoding VOC family protein, whose translation MTHSQIYVLDQDEALDFYVGKLGLEVNADVDLGFMRWLTVSVPGHPERQILLEKPGAPAMSEETAQQVRELVTKGVMGGHLIFSTDDCRKTYETLLGRGVEFTEEPTDRPYGTDCGLRDPFGNSIRFTQPKA comes from the coding sequence ATCACGCACTCACAGATCTACGTCCTCGACCAGGACGAGGCCCTCGACTTCTACGTCGGCAAGCTTGGCCTGGAGGTCAACGCCGACGTCGACCTGGGCTTCATGCGCTGGCTGACCGTGAGCGTCCCCGGTCACCCGGAGCGCCAGATCCTGCTGGAGAAGCCGGGCGCTCCGGCGATGTCCGAGGAGACGGCGCAGCAGGTCCGCGAGCTGGTGACCAAGGGGGTGATGGGTGGCCATCTCATCTTCAGCACGGACGACTGCCGCAAGACGTACGAGACGCTGTTGGGCCGGGGCGTGGAGTTCACCGAGGAACCCACCGATCGTCCGTACGGAACCGACTGCGGCCTCCGCGACCCCTTCGGCAACAGCATTCGCTTCACCCAGCCGAAGGCCTGA
- the polX gene encoding DNA polymerase/3'-5' exonuclease PolX, translating to MVRANEEVESLLEEYADLIAISGGDAFKARAYEKAARAVGGYHADVSKLDAKGLRDIPNVGRSIADKIAEYLQSGHVATIEETRASIPVGVRELITIPTLGPKKAMVLYEELGITSVDQLLDAIREETLRDLKGFGEKTEENILHGISLMQEAGGGRILISAAMDIAEHIVSELSGIPGCERCTYAGSLRRMRETIGDIDILVAAERSAPFMKALSNLPDTAEVIAHGEKKTSIRTTKGLQVDLRVLPPASWGAGLQYFTGSKAHNIRTREIAVRHKLKLSEHGLFHAESGERITADTEEDIYVKLGLPWIPPPLREDRGEIAAGLRGELPDLLAENDIRGDLHTHTDLTDGLAPLEDMVAAAADRGYAYYAITDHAPNLYMQRMTDEKILAQRERVRELDRKHHGMRLLHGTELNIGPEGEVDWPDDFLEGFDLCVASVHSHFNQSRQALTRRLVRACENPNVAIIGHPTTRRIGKRPGMDADFDAVFEACARTGTALEINAHPERLDLCDEDILRAKRYGVKFAVNSDAHSTTHLPYMRYGVGTAQRGWLTKDDVINTWPLTKLRRFLHKVGARA from the coding sequence ATGGTCCGAGCCAACGAGGAGGTCGAATCACTCCTGGAGGAGTACGCCGACCTGATCGCGATCAGCGGTGGGGATGCCTTCAAGGCGCGTGCCTACGAAAAGGCCGCCCGTGCCGTCGGCGGCTACCACGCGGACGTCTCGAAGCTCGACGCCAAGGGTCTGCGGGACATCCCCAACGTGGGCAGATCGATCGCCGACAAAATCGCCGAGTATCTGCAGTCCGGTCACGTCGCCACCATCGAGGAGACCAGGGCATCGATCCCCGTCGGCGTCCGCGAACTGATCACCATCCCCACGCTCGGGCCCAAGAAGGCCATGGTCCTGTACGAGGAGCTGGGCATCACCTCCGTGGACCAGCTGCTGGACGCCATCCGCGAGGAGACGCTGCGCGACCTGAAGGGCTTCGGTGAGAAGACCGAGGAGAACATCCTCCACGGCATCTCCCTGATGCAGGAGGCCGGCGGTGGCCGGATCCTCATCAGCGCCGCGATGGACATCGCGGAGCACATCGTCTCCGAACTGTCCGGGATCCCCGGATGTGAACGCTGCACCTACGCGGGATCGCTGCGCCGTATGAGGGAGACGATCGGGGACATCGACATCCTGGTGGCGGCGGAGCGGTCGGCGCCGTTCATGAAGGCCCTGAGCAACCTTCCGGACACGGCCGAGGTCATCGCGCACGGGGAGAAGAAGACGTCCATCCGTACCACCAAGGGCCTCCAGGTGGATCTGCGGGTCCTTCCGCCCGCATCCTGGGGAGCGGGACTGCAGTACTTCACCGGATCCAAGGCGCACAACATCCGCACCCGCGAGATCGCGGTACGCCACAAGCTCAAGCTCTCCGAGCACGGGCTCTTCCACGCCGAGAGCGGCGAGAGGATCACCGCGGACACCGAGGAGGACATCTACGTCAAGCTCGGCCTGCCCTGGATACCGCCGCCCCTGCGTGAGGACCGGGGGGAGATCGCGGCAGGGCTGCGCGGCGAACTCCCCGACCTCCTGGCCGAGAACGACATCAGGGGTGACCTGCACACCCACACCGACCTCACCGACGGCCTCGCCCCACTGGAGGACATGGTCGCCGCCGCTGCCGACCGCGGCTACGCGTACTACGCGATCACCGACCACGCTCCGAACCTCTATATGCAGCGCATGACCGACGAGAAAATCCTCGCGCAGCGCGAGCGCGTACGCGAACTCGACCGGAAGCACCACGGGATGCGGCTTCTGCACGGGACAGAACTCAACATCGGCCCGGAAGGGGAGGTCGACTGGCCGGACGACTTCCTGGAGGGCTTCGACCTGTGCGTGGCGTCTGTCCATTCACACTTCAACCAGAGCCGACAGGCGCTCACCCGTCGGCTCGTACGTGCCTGCGAGAACCCGAACGTTGCCATCATCGGCCACCCCACCACTCGCCGGATAGGTAAGCGCCCCGGCATGGACGCCGACTTCGACGCGGTCTTCGAAGCCTGTGCGAGAACGGGCACCGCCCTGGAGATCAACGCGCATCCGGAGCGTCTCGACCTCTGCGACGAGGACATTCTGCGCGCGAAGCGGTACGGCGTGAAGTTCGCGGTGAACTCGGACGCGCACTCCACCACGCATCTGCCGTACATGCGCTACGGAGTGGGCACGGCGCAGCGTGGATGGCTGACGAAGGACGACGTCATCAACACTTGGCCGCTTACCAAGCTGCGACGTTTCCTGCACAAGGTTGGCGCTCGGGCGTAG